A region from the Etheostoma spectabile isolate EspeVRDwgs_2016 chromosome 9, UIUC_Espe_1.0, whole genome shotgun sequence genome encodes:
- the aatf gene encoding protein AATF, with the protein MAGSFSQELEDLLNPLPKFADPEDEDDEATKAKVIERFNEDDDEDGGLSALRKHNSSLLSETDRRYVGKTVSRKQLLMDVDESGEEEGSIEEQDEEEDSLGDEEADDEENEEEEVVGRDAQLSAQLSFPQGVDFHKLTEGMDDLGVSEDDSGEETEGSDEDDDETEDDDDDEDEGTVRTFSQEKVDEEVEKGNAVKNQLALWDQLLEGRIKIQKALMTANQLPQPQTFPHFKRRGGAELAGELKNTHKALKALQRSLLELHDQTLYQNANTRSITQGKTNAQGEDEEINTDDNEVENGYVQEEGAPKRKLEMAEYPNFMAKRFAAFQPYCNATLQKWHDKTRLTMGKSSKGFGAFDRNILTQVEQVMMDKERLVRRTQTRRSEYRVLGKKEASVLTSETVSTEGEEVEQLKANTHLKDLDEDIFDDDDFYHQLLRELIERKTSAADPNDQVAMGRQWLAIQKLRSKIKKKVDTKASKGRKVRFHIHSKLVNFMAPIDHSSVSDDARSELYRGLFGQNSSIRE; encoded by the coding sequence ATGGCAGGCTCATTTTCTCAGGAGCTAGAGGATTTGTTGAATCCTTTGCCTAAATTTGCTGATCCCGAGGATGAAGATGACGAGGCGACTAAAGCCAAAGTGATAGAAAGATTCAACGAGGACGACGATGAAGATGGGGGCCTAAGTGCACTGCGGAAGCACAATTCATCTCTGCTCTCAGAAACGGACAGACGGTATGTGGGGAAGACAGTCTCTCGTAAACAGCTGCTGATGGATGTTGATGAATCTGGTGAGGAGGAAGGCAGCATAGAAGagcaagatgaagaagaggattCTTTAGGGGATGAAGAAGCTGATGATGAAGaaaatgaggaggaggaggtggtgggcAGGGATGCACAACTAAGTGCTCAACTGTCCTTTCCTCAGGGAGTGGACTTCCACAAACTGACAGAGGGCATGGATGACCTGGGAGTTAGTGAAGATGACAGTGGCGAGGAGACTGAAGGCAGCGATGAAGATGACGACGAGACGGAAGACGATGATGACGACGAGGATGAGGGAACTGTCCGCACATTTTCTCAAGAGAAAGTAGACGAAGAGGTTGAGAAAGGGAATGCTGTGAAGAACCAGCTAGCCCTGTGGGACCAACTGCTTGAGGGTCGAATCAAAATACAGAAAGCTCTGATGACTGCCAACCAGCTTCCACAGCCGCAGACCTTCCCACACTTTAAGAGGAGAGGTGGAGCCGAGCTTGCGGGCGAACTGAAAAACACCCACAAAGCTTTGAAAGCTCTTCAAAGATCCCTCCTTGAGCTTCACGACCAGACGCTGTATCAGAATGCAAACACGAGGAGCATCACTCAAGGGAAGACAAACGCTCAGGGTGAAGATGAGGAGATAAACACTGATGATAATGAAGTTGAAAACGGGTATGTGCAGGAGGAGGGCGCGCCTAAACGAAAACTAGAGATGGCAGAGTACCCAAACTTCATGGCCAAACGATTTGCTGCTTTCCAGCCTTACTGTAACGCCACATTGCAAAAGTGGCATGATAAAACCAGACTGACTATGGGCAAAAGTAGCAAGGGTTTTGGGGCGTTCGACAGAAACATATTGACCCAGGTGGAGCAGGTGATGATGGACAAGGAAAGGCTGGTGCGACGCACCCAGACCCGACGCTCAGAATACAGAGTCCTGGGAAAAAAAGAGGCCTCTGTTCTCACTTCGGAAACTGTATCCACAGAGGGAGAGGAAGTGGAACAGCTGAAAGCAAACACACATCTAAAGGATCTGGATGAAGATAtatttgatgatgatgatttctACCACCAGCTTCTAAGAGAGCTGATTGAACGCAAGACGAGTGCAGCTGACCCCAATGATCAGGTGGCTATGGGCAGGCAGTGGCTGGCCATCCAGAAATTGCGCAGCAAGATTAAGAAGAAGGTAGATACCAAAGCCAGCAAGGGCCGTAAAGTCAGATTCCACATCCACAGTAAGCTGGTCAATTTTATGGCTCCTATTGACCACAGCTCAGTGAGTGACGATGCACGCAGTGAACTGTATCGTGGCCTCTTTGGTCAGAACTCCTCAATCAGGGAGTGA
- the uck2a gene encoding uridine-cytidine kinase 2-A produces the protein MAGDCETTPGDQTENENINRHPFLIGVAGGTASGKSSVCSKIMELLGQNEIDHHQRQVAILSQDSFYRVLTLEQKTKALKGQFNFDHPDAFDNDLIIATLWNIKEGKTVHIPVYDFVSHSRKEETVTVYPADVVLFEGILMFHSQEIRDLFQMKLFVDTDADTRLSRRVLHDISERGRDLESVLAQYITFVKPAFEEFCLPTKKYADVIIPRGVDNLVALNLIVQHIQDILNDGLTKRLNGWIDGYGTTKNPPNNSSSPLH, from the exons ATGGCAGGCGACTGCGAGACAACGCCAGGTGACCAAACCGAAAATGAGAATATTAATCGACATCCTTTCCTCATTGGTGTGGCTGGAGGAACAGCCAGTGGCAAG TCGTCGGTGTGCAGCAAGATTATGGAGCTGCTGGGCCAGAACGAGATTGACCACCACCAGCGGCAAGTTGCCATCCTCAGCCAAGACAGCTTCTACAGGGTCCTCACCCTAGAGCAGAAGACCAAGGCACTCAAGGGACAGTTCAACTTTGACCACCCAG ATGCATTTGACAATGACCTAATAATCGCGACTTTGTGGAACATCAAGGAGGGAAAAACAGTACACATCCCTGTTTATGACTTTGTTTCCCATTCCAG GAAGGAAGAGACGGTGACAGTGTACCCTGCTGATGTGGTGCTGTTTGAGGGCATCCTGATGTTCCATTCTCAAGAGATCCGAGATTTATTCCAAATGAAGCTGTTTGTGGACACTGACGCAGATACACGTCTATCTCGAAGAG TGCTGCATGATATAAGTGAACGTGGACGGGACTTGGAAAGCGTTCTAGCACAGTACATTACTTTTGTCAAGCCTGCATTTGAGGAGTTCTGTCTGCCA ACAAAGAAATATGCTGATGTGATCATACCAAGAGGAGTTGACAATCTTG TTGCCTTAAATCTCATAGTTCAGCACATCCAGGATATTTTAAACGATGGTTTGACCAAACGGCTGAACGGGTGGATTGATGGTTATGGAACAACCAAGAACCCACCAAACAATTCCAGCAGTCCGCTCCACTGA
- the tmco1 gene encoding calcium load-activated calcium channel codes for MSTMFADTILIVFISVCTALLAEGITWVLVYRTEKYKRLKAEVEKQSKKLEKKKETITESAGRQQKKKIERQEEKLKNNNRDLSMVRMKSMFAIGFCFTALMGMFNSIFDGRVVAKLPFVPLSYIQGLSHRNLLGEDYTDCSFIFLYILCTMSIRQNIQKMLGLAPSRAATKQAGGFLGPPPQAAKFS; via the exons ATGAGCACCATGTTTGCAGACACTATTCTAATCGTGTTCATCTCTGTTTGTACAGCGCTGTTAGCCGAAG ggATTACCTGGGTTTTAGTGTATCGCACTGAAAAGTACAAGAGGTTAAAGGCTGAAgtagaaaaacaaagcaaaaaac ttgagaagaaaaaggaaaccaTCACAGAATCTGCTGGACgtcagcagaagaagaaaattg agagacaggaagaaaaACTGAAGAACAACAACAGAGACTTGTCTATG GTGCGCATGAAGTCGATGTTCGCTATTGGCTTTTGCTTTACAGCTTTGATGGGCATGTTCAACTCCAT CTTTGATGGAAGAGTTGTGGCCAAATTGCCATTCGTGCCGCTGTCCTACATCCAGGGACTGTCCCATCGAAACCTGCTGGGGGAGGATTACACTGACTGCTCCTTCATCTTCCTCTACATCCTCTGCACCATGTCCATCAGACAG AATATTCAGAAGATGCTTGGCCTCGCTCCCTCCAGAGCTGCAACAAAACAGGCTGGAGGCTTCCTTGGACCTCCTCCCCAAGCAGCCAAG